TTCTTGTCCTGCGCGGTGAACAGGTCGTCGAGGGGGACGATCTGCCCGGCCTTGGCGCGGGTGTAGATGTCGCTGGCGTCCTCGAAGAGATCCGGGCCGGTGCCGGACAGGAGGGCCGCGTTGAGCTTCTGGGTGTAGTTCCCGGGAATCCAGGAGACGTTGACCTTCACGTTCGGGGTCTTCTTGGTGTAGTCCGCCGCGTAGCGCTGCACCGCCTGCTGTGTGCCCGCCTCACCGTACTGGTGGTACCACTGTTCGAGCGTGACCTGCTGGGCTTGGCCGAGGGCGAGGGCGGCAACGGACAGCGCGAGGGTCGGGATGAGCCACTTCTTCATGGGGTTCTCCTGGGGAGTGGGAGGCGAGAGGTTCGGGCGGGAGTTCGGTCGAGTCGGGTGCATGGCCTCCTAAACGATGCCCAGGTCGAAGGCGCGTTGAACGGCGAGGCTCGCGGCGCCACGGACCCAGGGAGTGAAGGTGTTATCGGTCCAGGGATCGACGATGAACGGGAGATTCCGGGCACGACCGGCGAAGGCCAGGTCGCGGATGGTGGCTTGCAGGGGGGCGAGGTAAGCCTCACCGAGGCGGGAGGCTTCCCCGCCGAAGAGGATGAGTTCCGGATCGACGGTGTTCACGAGGTACGAGACGTGCCGCCCGAGGAGCGTGCCGGCGTCGTGCAGGAGGGCGCGTGCGTCCTCGTTGCCGTCACGGGCGTGCTCTGCGATGAGGTCGGCGGTCATACCGCCGAGGTCCGGACGGTGTTCGGCGTACTGCGAGATCAGGGCAGGCTCGGCGGTGTACGCCTCGAGGCAGCCGTGCTGGCCGCAGGTGCACAGGCGGCCCCCGTCGACGATGACGTTGTGTCCGAACTCACCGGAACCGCCCCCACGACCGCGGAACACCTGACCGTCGAGGATGAATGCGGCACCGACGCCGCGACCGGCAGTGACGACGAGAACGTTCTGGTGTTTTTTGGCGTGGCCGAAGAGGTGCTCTGCGACGGCGTAGGCGTTGACGTCGTTGTCGGCCCACACAGGCACCCCGAGATGCGCGCTGGCCATCTCCGCGATGGGGACGTCAAACCAGCCGAGCTGCGGGGTCTGCACGGCGGTGCCGGTGGTGAAGTCGACGATGCCGGAGAGCGCCAGGCCGATGCCGAGCAGCCGGTCGAAGGTCAGCCCGCGCTCGTCGAGCAGGCGAGTGCAGACGGTATGGAGGTCGCGGAGGATGTCCCCTGGGGCGGTGCTGGTGACGGGCAGCGTGGTGTGCGCGAGGACGCGGGTGGAGAGGTCGGTGAGGCCCGCGTCGATGCGCTCCTGGCGAATCTTGATGCCGATGGCGAAGTGCGAGTCGTAGTTGATGTTCAGGAGGATGGGGCGGCGCCCACCGCCGCTGCTGGCCTGGGTCGTCCCCTGCTCGCTGATCCAGCCGTCCCCGATGAGTTCGGCGGTGACGATGGTAATGGACGCCGTGCTCAGGCCGGTAGCCTCGGCAAGCTGGATGCGGCTGAGGGGTCCTTCAGTGCGGAGCAGGTCGAGGATCAGGCGGCGGTTCTGCGATCGGACGGTCGCAGGGTCGGCTTTGAGACTGCGCATAGCGCCTCCTTGAGAGTTAGTTAGCGTAACTAGATAACTGAGAGTAGTCCAGCCGGTGTGGCCTGTCAAGTCCCGGCCCGGAGGGTCCACCAGCCCTGGGTTTTGCCACCTCCAACAGACTCGGGTTCGAATAGAGTTCACCCACAAGGGGCTCTCAGTGAGGACGCTGCCTCCTGGTAGAGCGGTGGGGTCCACAGTCGAGAGTGCCCTGGTCGGTCCTATTCCACGGCACTTCGGGCGTATCCTGGCGGCGCTCCCCACGCCGAAGCACCGTCGAACACAGGTGGGTGGCTGGGAAGAAACGCATGAACGCAAGCTCCGAGAGGAGCCGGAGTCAGTGCAGGTGCCGGAGCAGCGTCCCCTCGATTCCTCGGCGCACGCCTTCAGGCAGGTGGGGGAAGAGGATGGGCTACCCTCGCCGCGCGCGCCGGAGGTTTCCTTTCAATGAGGCGTGATGCCGGTGGCTGCGCAGCACGAGCGGGTTCTCCGGCACTTGTTCAGGGCATCGCCGTCGACATGATGGACGGACCGCGAATTCGGGCGTCCAGGTCTCCCCTCCCCTCTCGGGGGCCGCCTCTTCTCCCTGCACAACGAAGCTGCTAAAGCGCTGCTTACCAGACAACACACCAAACTTGCTCCAAGCATGTGGTTTTTCCGTTGATTCCGTGCAATGGGTCGAGTGAATGTGTTGCTAAGGCAAGGACACCCTGAGCACCGTGCCGAGCGGACTGTTTTTCGTAGAACCTCGAGCTTTGGTGAACCAGCAGGATTCCGTCTCGGCTTCTTTCGTCGGTGAGGCTCCAGGATCGAATGTAATACAAGTACCTTATGTCAGATATTATTGCAATAATATCTGACATATGAGGGTGCAGTCCACTACGGAAGTGCGTCGGTTTGTGGAGCGGCAGCCCGAGGGGGAGCCCTTCTCACCGACGGAACTGTTGCTCTACGGAACGCGCGCGAGCATCGACCAGGTGCTCTCCCGGTTGACCCGCGATGGCGTCATCGAACGCGTAGCGCGCGGCGTGTACGTCAAGCCCAAACGCAGTCGGATCGTCGGCAAGGTTCCGCCCAACCCGCTCGCGGTGGCCAGGACCTACGCGCGTGCCCGTGGGATCCCCGTCACCACTCCGGGAGCGCAAGTGCTCGCCGAGTACGGCCTCAGCACCCAGACCCCCGTGACGCCGGTCCTCAGTGCCGGGGTGAGCGGCAAGAAGACGTTGAAGATCGGCCACCGTCAGGTCACCCTCAGACATGCACCCAGGTACGTGCTGCGCCAGGCGGACACACCTGCGGGTGACGCCCTCGCCGCGCTGCACCACCTGGGGCGCCGCCGCGCGGATGAGGGTCACGCCGTTCTCGAGCGTCTCAACGCCGCCACCTTCGAACGGTTGCTCGAACTGCGTCCTACCCTGCCCGGTTGGCTCGCCGATTTGATCACCACTCATGCGCGCGGGACCTCCCACCCGGGGAGGACTCGACCTTGAACTGGCTGACGTTGGAACCCGGAGAGCAACGTGACGTCCTGGAGGCGGTCGCCGCCCAGCAGAACCGGGAGCCGGTCATCCTGGAGAAGGATCTGTGGGTCGTGTGGGCGCTCGCCCAGACCTTCGTGCTGGGCAGCAGCGGGGTCCCGATGGCGTTCAAGGGCGGGACCAGCCTGTCCAAGGGCTACGCGGCCATCACCCGGTTCAGCGAGGACCTCGACATCACCCTGGGGCTGCTCGGCGCGTCGGGGCGCACACCTGCGGACCTCGCGGCCATGACGCGCAACCAGCGGGACAGGGCCATTGAGGAGTTAGGACTTCAGGCCCAGGCCTTTGTGCAAGGCCAGATCCTCCCCCACCTGGTGGAGGAGGCCGCGGCTCTCGACGGGCGGGTGCGGGTCGTCACGGAGGGAGAGCCCTCCGCCCTGCAGCTGGCCCTGCACTATCCGACCGTGCTGCCGGCGGGTGCCGGGTATATCCAGCGGCGCGTCCTGCTGGAGTTCGGGGGCAAGAACCGCATCGAGCCGCGCGAACAGCGCACCATCCGCACCTACCTCGCCGAGGACCCCGAGGTGCGTGCGGCCGTCGAGCTGCCCGAGGCCACGGTAGAACTTCTGGACGCACGGCGCACCTTCTGGGAGAAGCTGACGGCGCTGCAGGCGGCCTGCGCCCAGCCGCAGAAACTGCACCGGCTGACCCACTTCTCCCGGCACCTGCTTGACCTGCACGTGCTGATGCAGAGGGAGACCGGCCCCGCCGCACTCGCGGACAGCTCCCTGCGGGACGACGTCATCGCCACGAAGACGGTCCTCTTCCGCGAGACGGGCGTGGACTACGCGGATTGCCGCACGGGAAGGGCCGTGATCGTGCCGGAGGGAGAAGTGCTGCGGGCTCTCGAACAGGACTACCGGGAGATGGAGGCCTCCGGGATGTTCGGTGTCGAAATCGTCCCGTTTCCCGACATTCTGGCGACGTTGCAACAGATGCAGGAGCAACTTGGCGGGGAAGCGAAGGGTGACCCCGGCGACAAGCCGGACCCCGCGTAGAACGTGAGTTATCGGGCGTCCGGCTGCCTGGCGGAAGCGTTCAGGTCGAGGTACTCACCTATGTGGCGCGAGCGCTCACTCCCGACATTGTCCGGGCTGCGGGTGGTGGCCCCTCTCCCCTGCCTTACGGCCTGAGGGGATGCCTTGATCAGGCGCTGGAACAGGTAGTGAACCAGTAGACTGTTTACCCTCCTCAGAACCGGCCTGACCGAGAAAATTCGTTCAGAGAGACGCGTGTATTACCGGTAATACGAACTCAACCCCCCTCTTCAGCTGATCCGCGGAGCACGGGGGGCATCTTTGCTAACCAGCGTTCGACTGCCTTCCGGTCCTCTGGCGAGAGGCGGCTCATGAAATGGCGGTTGGCAAGCTTGCGACCCGTTTCTAGGGCTGGGGAGGTTTCCCCTTTCCGGCTGGCCTTGCCGAGCTGCTCGACCTCCTGCCGCAGTTCCGCCCGGCTCATTCCGCTGGTGGCGAGTTCGATCAGACGGGCGTGGTGTTCAGCTGGGACACCGACGATGACCGAGGCGAGCGTGAACGGCAACCCGGCTCGCACCGCGTCCAGGAGTGGCTCAGGCCAGTTGAGGATGCGGAGTTTGTTCCGCGTGAAGCTCTCCCAGGTTTCCCCCAGGGGGGCGAACAGGGTGTTGAGTGTTTCCTGCATCGGCCCCGGCTCTTCCCGAAGCAGGGCCAGCAGTCGGGGACGGACCTCCTGCACCGTGAGATCCAGCGCCAACGAGATGAGGGCCAGTTTCGCGTCCAGCTCGTCGATGACGTTCAGGTTCTCGCGCTGCAGGTTCTCGACCAGGGCCGCGATCCGGGCCTGATGGTCGTCGAGGGAGCGGATGATGACCGGCACCTCTGTCAACCCGGCGAGCTGGGCGGCCCGCCAGCGCCGCTCGCCCGCCACGATTTCGTGCCCGCCATCCACCGGACGCACGAGCAGGGGTTGGAGCACGCCTTGCTCCCGGATGCTGGCGGCCAGCGCCTCCAGGCTGGCCTCGTCGAAAGCCCGGCGGGGCTGGCCGCTGCCGGAGCGCAGGTCCGCGACCGGCAGCGCCTGCTCCGCCTGAGGGGAGCGGGTGAGGTCAGGTACGTCACCGAGCAGGCCGGAGAGCCCGCGCGTCGGGCGCTTGCGCGTCATGCCCGCACCTCGTACCGGAGACCGGCCGCCTGCGCCACGTCCTCGGTCATGCGGACCACGTCACCGTGGACCGGGGAGCCCGGCGCGTAGACGCCCACCGGCGCTCCCTGGGCGGTGCTGTCGAGCCACACGGCCTCCCGCTGGGGCACCGGGCGGGCGAGTGGGCGGAGCTTGGCCTGCAACTCTGCCAGGGCCTCGCGGTCGTGCAGGCGGCGGGCGTCGTAGAAGGTCGGGACGTAGAGGGCGACCGTCAGGTCCGGCCTCACCTCCCGGTATTCCGCGAAGGCGTCGAACAGTCCGGGCAGGGCGTCCAGGCCTTTCTTCCGGGTGGGCACCGGGACGACCATGCGGTCTGCGGCCAGGGCGCCGAGGATGGCGAGGTGCCCGAGGGAGGGGGGGCTGTCGATCAGGACCACGTCGTACTGATTGTGCACCTGTGTGAGCGCCCGGCGCAGGCGACCCTCAGCGCCCACCCGGTTGTTCATCTGCCGCTCGGCGATGGCGAGGCCGACGTGGGAGGGGATGAGGTGCAGACCATGCACCTCGCGGGGGTGGGGGAGAGGTGCGCCGTCCACCGCGGTGGGGTAGACCGTCTCCTCCCGGGTGGCGTCCTCGACTCCCAGCCACGTCGTGAGATTGGCCTGGGGGTCGAGGTCGATCAGCAGGACGCGCAGGCTGGAGCGGGCGAGCTCGTAGCCCACGTCGCGGGTCAGGGACGTCTTTCCCGCTCCGCCCGCATGATTGAACACGGTCAGGGTGATCATGAGCAGACGATACCCCGGAGACGGACTGGCGCGGCAGGGGAGAGGACCGGCCAGTTGGACTGGCCCAGTTTTTAGGACGAAGCACTCGACTCAGGGAGAGTGTACGACGACGGGCGGGGCGGTGGGCTGGGCCCACCGCTGGGCGAACTCGTCGGGGGTGAGGTATGCGAGCGAAGAGTGTGGCCGGGCGGTGTTGTAGAAGCTGCGCCAACCGTCCAGCAGCACCTGGGCGTGCCGAGCCGAGTGGAAGACCTCGACGTTCAGCAGCTCGTCACGCAGACGGGCATGGAAGCTCTCGGCCACGCCGTTTTGCCAGGGTTTCCCAGGGTCGATGTACCGGGTACCCACCTCCTGCACCGCGAGCCAAACTTTGAGGTCGTGGGCGATGAACTCGGGGCCGTTGTCGCTGCGGATAAAGGCGGGCACGCCGCGTTCTCGCATCACCTCGACCAGGACAGCTTTCACGTCGGCGGACGTGAAAGCTGTCCCACAACGTAACGCCAGGGATTGGCGGGTGAACTCATCGGTGAGCGTCAGGATTTTCAGGGTTTGGCCTCCCAGCGTCTGGTCGAAGATAAAGTCGTAGGTCCACACCTGATTTGGCTGCTCGGCTCGCAGGGGAACGTGCTGCCCGGTGCGGATTTTTCTCACCTTGCGACGGGTGGGAAGAGCGAGGGACTCGCTCTTCCAGAGGCGATGGACGGTTTTCCGGTTCACCTGCATGTCTTCCCGACGCAGCGTGGCGTGGACACGACGGCATCCCCAGCGGGGATGCTCGCGGGCCAGCGTTCTGATTCGTTCCCGGAGCCGCTCGTCATGCCGGGGATGGGGGCGGTAGGACAGCGACGAGCGGGGCAGCCCCACCAGTTCGCAGGCTCGGTGCTGTCGGATATTTTTTACGTCTTAGGCCGGGACGCCCTTCCTGATCAGAATGGGAAGTCAGGCCAGCCCGAACCAACAAGCCAGAGATTTTTTTAGGCCCCAGAAGGCCCCAAGCGCAGATCTGGCCGGTTCGGGCGCTCCGCTCGAAGACTGAACACTATCCAAGGCACAGAAGCCTGCACTGTAAGAACCAGTTCCGAGCGAGCTTGACCTGACGACTTCACCCTACCTCTTGGGAGGTTTGTGATGCACGTACTCGGCCTGGATGTCGGCAAGGACACTGTTTTCGCCCATCTCCTCCTGGTTGACGGGGCTCACCATTCATTGGCGGCGGTGCCCAACACTGCCACAGGCTTCGACCAACTCCTGCGCTGGGCGGGGAAGCATCGTGCTTCCCCGCCTGAGGTGCACGTGGTCATGGAAGCGACGGGGGTGTACTGGGAAAACTGCGCGCATCACCTTCACAAACAAAGCTGCACCGTCAGCGTCGAGAACCCAGCACGCATCAAGTATTTCGCCCGTTCCACGTTGCGCCGTGGGAAAAATGACGCGATGGACGCAGAAATCATCGCCCAGTACGGTTTGAAGATGCAGCCGAAGGCGTGGACGCCACTGAGTCCCGCTCTTCAGGAACTCAAGCTGTTAATCCGCGAACGGTCCGCGCTGCTGGTGACCCTGAATGCCGAGCAGAACCGGCTCCACGCGATGAACCACCGAACGACAGCGAGCACCACACTGGTTGGCCTGATCCAGGAACGCGTGGCGTTCCTGAAAACACAGGTCGAGGCCCTTGAAACGGCGATGCACGGGCTGGTCGAGCCCAATCCTGTTCTTTGCGAACCCCTTCACCTGTTGATGACCATCCCCGGGTACGGCTTCCTGACGGCGGCCAGCGTCCTGGCCGAGACCGACGGTTTTGCCCTTATTGAGACGGGGACGCAGATTGCCGCCTACGCGGGGATTGCACCGGCCCCCTTCGAGTCCGGCAGCAGCGTTCAGGGGCGTGGTCGAATCTCGAAGGTCGGCAACGCCCATCTCCGACGCACAGCGTACCTCGCGGCTTCGGGTGCCAAGCATTCCAAGGGGCGCATGGGGGAGTTCTACCGCCACCTGCGAGCTGCGGGGAAGCCGCCGAAGGTCGCCCTGATTGCTCTCGGACGGAAGTTATTGCGAACGGGTCTTGCGGTCGTGAAGTCTGGCCAACCCTATCAGGAAGCCTACCCACGACCCCAGTTCCTTACCTCTTGACGGTCCTGCTGGAAGACACTATCTGCGGACCAGAACTTGCGCGGCCTCGCGGCGCTCAAGGGCCGTCAGCGCTTTTTTGCCAGGATCTCTTTCATGCCCTCCAGCTCCAGGCGCTGCTGACCGACCGACTTGAGGAGGCGCTCGTTCTCGCGTTCGAGCTGACGGAGCCGCCGGGCTTCGTCGACCGTGGCCGTAGCCGTATTTCGCCTTCCAGGTGTAAAAGGAGGCCGTACTGCATCCGGCCTCCCGGCACAACTCTAGGGTGGGCTTTTCGCCTTTTTTGGCGTCTTGGAGCAGTTTGATGATCTGTTCCTCGCTGAACCGCTTGTGCTTCATAAGTCATCCTCGCTTTCCAGCCGAGGGAAGGGGAAGCCCCCTTCCCCAGCTCTGGGGCGAGCCAATGATCTCCAGTCAGCTTTGTCCAGTTTTTGGGGGGCAGACCACAGTAGGCGGTATGTCCCTCCAGGGTTCTGGCAGGTTCAAGTGAGTCGGGTGGTAAGCCGTGCTTGACCGGAGGCCGTACTACCCCGTCAGAAAAACGTCCAGCACAGCGCCGTGTTCATCAACAGCCCGCCACAGCCAGTGTTTGACCCCGCTGGGGTTCCCGGTGACGGAGGCCCTGCACGAAGAGGTCGCAGAATTTGATACACCAGACTCGAATGGATTGGCGGGTGACGAAAATGCTCGTTCGAGCAACAGTTCCTCGATATCCCGGTAGTTCAGGGTGAACCGATGGTAGAGCCAGACGGCGTACCTGATCACCGCAATGGGGAACCGGTATCTGGGGAGTTTCTGACCGCTCAGTACTGCGCCACCCTACTCCAACAACTTGTCATAACTCTTGGAACATGCGGCGGGAGGTTAGCTCACCCGGGTCTCCAGGCCGACCGATTGCCCAGAACGGTCAGGGAATTTGTACGGGTCCGTGGGAGTCTCTGCCCCACCGAGGACCCTGAAATTGATCAACAAATACGTTCTGGGGCCACTTATCGTCAAGGTGGCCATGGGCAGTGAGCTTTAACTCATCGTCGCTGCGACCAACGAACTCTTCGGCGGAACGCATCAACAAGTCATGCATATTTTGGCCGGTGTCATGAGCAACTTCACAGTGGCGTTCATAGTCTTCGATGGACAGTGGCAGGAATTCGCCCAGTCTCGCTTTCAACTCGGCATAAGTTGGATCACGGACGATGGCCTGGTAGAACTGCGCGTCCGCGCCGGGCACGCTCTCTCCATACACCATGACTGTCAGGTCGCGGCTCAGATCGGCTGCCCGCCAGGCACCGTGATGTTCTGGCAGATCCTTGCGCTTGTCTTCGCCCTTCAGGACGGTTTTCTGGAGGAGGTTCAACAGCGGGGTCAAGCCATCGTCGGTGGGTCGACTCAAGGCGTCGTCATGCATGCGATTGGCTTTGTATTCGACCTGGATCACGGGCTTGCCGGGTGCCAACAGGGGGTCGGCGGCGGAGCGCATGCCTCCGCGGCCAGAGGCGCTGTAGGGGAATTCGGCAACAACGGTCATGTCCGTTCCGCGTAAGCGGTCCTCGGTGAGCGCGCAGGCATACGCTTTAAGCGACCAGCCGTAGGCGTTCAGTGCCCGCTTACGGTCCGGGGCTCTGCGAATCAGGACGTGCGGAAGCCTGGAGACGGCTCGCAGGAAGGAGCGTAGGTTTGGGAGAAGGAGTTTGCCGTCTGGGAGCTCAATGAGCGGTTTGACTTCCAGAGGCAGGGGCATGAAACACTTCTGACCCGTGTTGTACGGAGCCTCATGGAGCAGGGCACGGACGTCATCCAGGCTGGAGATCAGGGCGTCGAGCACACCGGGGAGCTCGTCGGCTGGAAGCTTCAACTTGGGATGCTGCAAGAAGTTGAGGGCCTTCTCCCGTGTGATGCTGATCTCCGACAGGAACGGATAGATCTCATTCAGGTACTGTTTGAGGTCCGTGACGGAAAGCTGTGGCCGACCCTCCTCGGGTACACGCCAGTACGCTTGCAGCCACGGCGGATTGAAGTGCAAATTCTCGTTGAAAAAGCGAACATAATTGGCGTACAGCGCCTCACACGCAAGCAGGAAAGTGGACACGCTCGCCCCTGTGAGCTCACGGAAGAAGTCTGGGAGATGATAGAACTCTTCCTGATGCCGGGCTTGCCAGGTGTTGCGATGAAGTGTGGGGTAGTGGTGGAGGAGGGCATACGTGCGGTTAGTATTTTGGAAGACGTAGCGCCCATCCAGGCCAACCTGGTGCCGCCAAAGCGTTCCTGTGAAGCCATTGACGCCACGCACATCCGTAGTTCTGAGGAACTCCAGGTACTCCGGGCTCGGCTCCATGAATTTGTGCAAGTTCTTGACCAAGTATTCCGCCATGAACCCTACGCTTGGCTTGGCAAGGTGGGTCGTTTGCGCCTGGCTTTCCAGGGTGAGGCGTGTGAACAATTGCCAGGACACGCCATGGAGTCCAGCGAAGGCGGGGGCAGTCAGTGTTGCCCAGAACTCACCCTTCGTGGCGTCTAAGGCGCTGAGGACGGCGCTGAGCTCCAGCAAGTAGGGCCTCCGTCAGGGTCGCTGCGCCAGCGCGCAAAAGGGCTAGACAGGAAGACGGTGGCTGTCCTGGCCGCTCAAGCCGATGCGCTGGCCTGCCGCAGCGAGGGCAAGTTCAGGTCCAGTCTGGCCGTTCCAGGTACTGATAGAGCGTCTCCCGACTGATCCCCAATTCCCGCGCCAGAGCAGCTTTCGATTCTCCAGCCTGCACCCTGCGCCGAAGTTGCTGCACCTGCTCGGCACTCAAGGCCTTCTTGCGGCCCCGGTATTTCCCTTGCTTGCGGGCGAGGGCGATGCCCTCGCGTTGCCGTTCCCGAATCAGCGCACGTTCAAACTCTGCAAAAGCCCCCATGACGCTCAGCAGCAGATTCGACATGGGCGCATCCTCACCCGTGAACGTCAATCCCTCCTTGACGAACTCCACCCGGATGCCCCGGCAGGTCAGGCCACTCACAAGCTGGCGGA
The Deinococcus sp. YIM 134068 DNA segment above includes these coding regions:
- a CDS encoding nucleotidyl transferase AbiEii/AbiGii toxin family protein: MNWLTLEPGEQRDVLEAVAAQQNREPVILEKDLWVVWALAQTFVLGSSGVPMAFKGGTSLSKGYAAITRFSEDLDITLGLLGASGRTPADLAAMTRNQRDRAIEELGLQAQAFVQGQILPHLVEEAAALDGRVRVVTEGEPSALQLALHYPTVLPAGAGYIQRRVLLEFGGKNRIEPREQRTIRTYLAEDPEVRAAVELPEATVELLDARRTFWEKLTALQAACAQPQKLHRLTHFSRHLLDLHVLMQRETGPAALADSSLRDDVIATKTVLFRETGVDYADCRTGRAVIVPEGEVLRALEQDYREMEASGMFGVEIVPFPDILATLQQMQEQLGGEAKGDPGDKPDPA
- a CDS encoding recombinase family protein produces the protein MPDQRIGYTRVSSLDQNPERQLDQTQVDRVFTDQASGKDVHRPQLGALLAFAREGDTVVVHSMDRLARNLDDLRQLVSGLTCRGIRVEFVKEGLTFTGEDAPMSNLLLSVMGAFAEFERALIRERQREGIALARKQGKYRGRKKALSAEQVQQLRRRVQAGESKAALARELGISRETLYQYLERPDWT
- a CDS encoding ParB/RepB/Spo0J family partition protein encodes the protein MTRKRPTRGLSGLLGDVPDLTRSPQAEQALPVADLRSGSGQPRRAFDEASLEALAASIREQGVLQPLLVRPVDGGHEIVAGERRWRAAQLAGLTEVPVIIRSLDDHQARIAALVENLQRENLNVIDELDAKLALISLALDLTVQEVRPRLLALLREEPGPMQETLNTLFAPLGETWESFTRNKLRILNWPEPLLDAVRAGLPFTLASVIVGVPAEHHARLIELATSGMSRAELRQEVEQLGKASRKGETSPALETGRKLANRHFMSRLSPEDRKAVERWLAKMPPVLRGSAEEGG
- a CDS encoding ParA family protein, with protein sequence MITLTVFNHAGGAGKTSLTRDVGYELARSSLRVLLIDLDPQANLTTWLGVEDATREETVYPTAVDGAPLPHPREVHGLHLIPSHVGLAIAERQMNNRVGAEGRLRRALTQVHNQYDVVLIDSPPSLGHLAILGALAADRMVVPVPTRKKGLDALPGLFDAFAEYREVRPDLTVALYVPTFYDARRLHDREALAELQAKLRPLARPVPQREAVWLDSTAQGAPVGVYAPGSPVHGDVVRMTEDVAQAAGLRYEVRA
- a CDS encoding IS110 family transposase encodes the protein MHVLGLDVGKDTVFAHLLLVDGAHHSLAAVPNTATGFDQLLRWAGKHRASPPEVHVVMEATGVYWENCAHHLHKQSCTVSVENPARIKYFARSTLRRGKNDAMDAEIIAQYGLKMQPKAWTPLSPALQELKLLIRERSALLVTLNAEQNRLHAMNHRTTASTTLVGLIQERVAFLKTQVEALETAMHGLVEPNPVLCEPLHLLMTIPGYGFLTAASVLAETDGFALIETGTQIAAYAGIAPAPFESGSSVQGRGRISKVGNAHLRRTAYLAASGAKHSKGRMGEFYRHLRAAGKPPKVALIALGRKLLRTGLAVVKSGQPYQEAYPRPQFLTS
- a CDS encoding IS3 family transposase is translated as MRQHRACELVGLPRSSLSYRPHPRHDERLRERIRTLAREHPRWGCRRVHATLRREDMQVNRKTVHRLWKSESLALPTRRKVRKIRTGQHVPLRAEQPNQVWTYDFIFDQTLGGQTLKILTLTDEFTRQSLALRCGTAFTSADVKAVLVEVMRERGVPAFIRSDNGPEFIAHDLKVWLAVQEVGTRYIDPGKPWQNGVAESFHARLRDELLNVEVFHSARHAQVLLDGWRSFYNTARPHSSLAYLTPDEFAQRWAQPTAPPVVVHSP
- a CDS encoding ROK family transcriptional regulator produces the protein MRSLKADPATVRSQNRRLILDLLRTEGPLSRIQLAEATGLSTASITIVTAELIGDGWISEQGTTQASSGGGRRPILLNINYDSHFAIGIKIRQERIDAGLTDLSTRVLAHTTLPVTSTAPGDILRDLHTVCTRLLDERGLTFDRLLGIGLALSGIVDFTTGTAVQTPQLGWFDVPIAEMASAHLGVPVWADNDVNAYAVAEHLFGHAKKHQNVLVVTAGRGVGAAFILDGQVFRGRGGGSGEFGHNVIVDGGRLCTCGQHGCLEAYTAEPALISQYAEHRPDLGGMTADLIAEHARDGNEDARALLHDAGTLLGRHVSYLVNTVDPELILFGGEASRLGEAYLAPLQATIRDLAFAGRARNLPFIVDPWTDNTFTPWVRGAASLAVQRAFDLGIV
- a CDS encoding transposase, which gives rise to MKHKRFSEEQIIKLLQDAKKGEKPTLELCREAGCSTASFYTWKAKYGYGHGRRSPAAPSARTRERAPPQVGRSAAPGAGGHERDPGKKALTALERREAAQVLVRR
- a CDS encoding DUF6088 family protein, with the translated sequence MRVQSTTEVRRFVERQPEGEPFSPTELLLYGTRASIDQVLSRLTRDGVIERVARGVYVKPKRSRIVGKVPPNPLAVARTYARARGIPVTTPGAQVLAEYGLSTQTPVTPVLSAGVSGKKTLKIGHRQVTLRHAPRYVLRQADTPAGDALAALHHLGRRRADEGHAVLERLNAATFERLLELRPTLPGWLADLITTHARGTSHPGRTRP